Proteins encoded by one window of Streptomyces sp. ALI-76-A:
- a CDS encoding DUF1990 domain-containing protein encodes MSFTYDDVGATRENGFCPPGFHPLHVRTRIGEGEEVFRRAREAVLTWEMHRAMGVGFDASAARAAPDVDVTVTLAGLIKAPCRVVWTVEEPRRAGWAYGTLTGHPECGEESFVVDRTGDGTVWLTVSAFSRSAKWYSRAGGPATRGLQHAYARRCGVVLRRLCGGSE; translated from the coding sequence ATGTCCTTCACGTACGACGACGTCGGCGCGACCCGGGAGAACGGCTTCTGCCCGCCCGGTTTCCACCCCCTGCACGTGCGCACCCGCATCGGTGAGGGCGAGGAGGTCTTCCGCAGAGCCCGGGAAGCGGTCCTCACCTGGGAGATGCACCGCGCGATGGGCGTGGGCTTCGACGCGAGCGCGGCCCGGGCCGCTCCCGACGTCGACGTCACGGTCACGCTCGCGGGCCTCATCAAGGCGCCCTGCCGGGTGGTGTGGACGGTCGAGGAACCCCGCCGCGCCGGCTGGGCGTACGGCACGCTGACCGGCCACCCGGAGTGCGGCGAGGAGTCCTTCGTCGTGGACCGCACCGGCGACGGCACGGTCTGGCTGACCGTGTCCGCCTTCAGCCGGAGCGCGAAGTGGTACTCGCGGGCGGGCGGACCCGCCACCCGAGGCCTTCAGCACGCCTACGCCCGGCGGTGCGGGGTGGTGCTGCGACGGTTGTGCGGCGGGTCCGAGTGA
- a CDS encoding S8 family peptidase yields the protein MARTRTRRLRVAGGLTAASCAVALSAITLPAHAVPEGRISGAGEPGSVGGSYLVTLKGEISARSAAGKGLAEKYGAEISHAYSTVLNGYAIRADAGQARLLAADPRVASVVQDSRVGLEHVQRNPPSWGLDRVDQASRPLDRSYAAPDSGGAGVTVYVIDTGIRTGHRDFGGRARHGWDFVGGDRNAGDGNGHGTHVAAIVAGSTYGVAKKAGVVAVRVLDNAGAGTTARVIAGIDWVTRNARKPAVANLSLGGHRNAQLDAAVRTSIASGVTYTVAAGNGGRPASLYSPAGVKEAVTVGATDREDAKPGFSNHGSALDLFAPGVSITSASHTSDTGRVTSSGTSMAAPHAAGAAALHLADHPGAGPAQVGNALVTRAAPGKVSGRGTGSPNKLLRVPR from the coding sequence ATGGCACGGACGCGAACGCGGCGTCTGCGCGTGGCGGGGGGTCTGACCGCGGCGAGTTGTGCCGTGGCGCTTTCGGCCATCACCCTGCCCGCGCACGCCGTACCGGAGGGGCGGATATCAGGCGCCGGAGAGCCCGGTTCCGTCGGCGGGAGTTACCTGGTGACACTCAAGGGGGAGATCAGCGCCCGGTCGGCGGCCGGGAAGGGCCTCGCCGAGAAGTACGGGGCGGAAATCAGCCACGCCTACTCCACGGTACTGAACGGCTACGCGATCAGGGCCGACGCCGGACAGGCACGGCTGCTCGCGGCGGACCCGCGGGTCGCCTCGGTCGTCCAGGACAGCCGGGTGGGCCTGGAGCACGTCCAGCGGAACCCGCCGTCCTGGGGCCTGGACCGCGTCGACCAGGCGAGCCGGCCGCTCGACCGCAGCTACGCCGCGCCGGACTCCGGGGGCGCGGGTGTGACCGTGTACGTGATCGACACCGGGATCCGGACCGGCCACCGGGACTTCGGCGGGCGGGCGCGGCACGGGTGGGACTTCGTCGGCGGCGACCGGAACGCCGGCGACGGCAACGGACACGGCACCCATGTCGCCGCCATCGTCGCGGGCAGCACGTACGGCGTCGCCAAGAAGGCCGGGGTCGTCGCCGTGCGCGTCCTCGACAACGCCGGCGCGGGCACCACCGCCCGGGTCATCGCCGGCATCGACTGGGTGACCCGCAACGCGCGCAAGCCCGCGGTCGCCAATCTCAGCCTGGGCGGCCACCGCAACGCCCAGCTGGACGCCGCGGTACGCACATCGATCGCGTCGGGCGTGACGTATACGGTCGCGGCGGGCAACGGCGGGCGGCCGGCCTCCCTCTACTCCCCCGCCGGTGTCAAGGAGGCGGTCACGGTCGGCGCCACCGACCGGGAGGACGCGAAACCGGGCTTCTCCAACCACGGTTCGGCCCTCGACCTGTTCGCCCCGGGTGTGTCGATCACCTCGGCGTCGCACACGAGCGACACCGGCCGGGTGACCTCCTCCGGTACGTCGATGGCGGCGCCGCACGCGGCCGGCGCGGCCGCGCTCCATCTCGCGGATCATCCCGGGGCCGGCCCCGCGCAGGTAGGCAACGCACTCGTCACACGGGCGGCACCTGGAAAGGTGTCCGGCCGGGGTACCGGTTCACCGAACAAACTCCTGCGGGTTCCGCGCTGA
- a CDS encoding M4 family metallopeptidase — MLRRSSHRRTPHARTPHTPPRRAAAVALVGVCALIATAVQSGAATAAPEKAPSAAGKAVPGAESVKLTPAQRAELIRRADAAKAETARDLGLGAQEKLVVRDVLKDGDGTVHTRYERTYAGLPVLGGDLVVQSTPADATDAVVKATRAAIEPATTTAELPAARAETQALAAARAEDAKSPEVNRAPRKVVWAADGRPALAYETVVGGFQHDGTPQELHVVTDATTGAKLYEWEAIETGTGNTVYSGQVTLGTTQSGSAYNLTDGARGNHRTYNLNRGTSGTGTLFSGPDDVWGNGNPSNLESAAADAHYGAALTWDYYKNVHGRSGIRGDGVGAYSRVHYGNNYVNAFWSDSCFCMTYGDGSGNANPLTSIDVAAHEMTHGLTSNTAGLNYSGESGGLNEATSDIFGSTVEFYAGNSSDVGDYLIGEEIDINGDGTPLRYMDRPSQDGSSKDSWYSGIGSIDVHYSSGPANHFFYLLSEGSGTKTINGVTYNSPTADGLPVTGIGRDKAEKIWFRALTTKFTSTTNYAAARTGTLAATGELYGATSAEYKAVQDAWAGVAVGARSDGGGGGGGTSFENASDVSVPDNGAAVTSAITVSGRTGNAPSNLAVAVDIVHTYIGDLQVQLLAPDGTAYTLKAYGAGGSADNINTTYTVNASSEVANGVWQLRVQDNAARDTGYVNSWKLTFP; from the coding sequence GTGTTGAGACGTTCCTCTCACAGACGCACCCCCCACGCCCGAACCCCGCACACCCCGCCCCGCAGGGCCGCGGCCGTCGCCCTCGTCGGCGTCTGCGCCCTGATCGCCACGGCCGTCCAGTCGGGCGCCGCCACCGCAGCCCCGGAGAAGGCACCGTCGGCCGCGGGCAAGGCCGTCCCGGGCGCCGAGTCGGTGAAGCTCACCCCGGCCCAGCGCGCCGAGCTGATCCGCCGGGCCGACGCGGCCAAGGCGGAGACCGCCAGGGACCTGGGCCTGGGCGCCCAGGAGAAGCTGGTCGTGCGTGACGTCCTCAAGGACGGCGACGGCACGGTCCACACCCGTTACGAGCGCACCTACGCCGGCCTGCCCGTCCTCGGCGGCGACCTGGTCGTGCAGAGCACGCCGGCCGACGCGACGGACGCCGTCGTCAAGGCCACCCGCGCCGCCATCGAACCGGCGACGACCACGGCCGAGCTGCCCGCCGCCCGGGCCGAGACGCAGGCCCTCGCCGCGGCCAGGGCCGAGGACGCGAAGAGCCCCGAGGTCAACCGCGCCCCGCGCAAGGTGGTCTGGGCGGCCGACGGCAGGCCGGCCCTGGCCTACGAGACGGTCGTGGGCGGTTTCCAGCACGACGGCACCCCGCAGGAACTGCACGTCGTCACGGACGCGACGACCGGCGCGAAGCTGTACGAATGGGAGGCGATCGAGACCGGCACCGGCAACACGGTCTACAGCGGTCAGGTCACCCTCGGCACCACCCAGTCCGGGTCGGCGTACAACCTCACCGACGGGGCGCGCGGCAACCACAGGACGTACAACCTCAACCGCGGCACCTCCGGCACCGGCACGCTCTTCTCCGGCCCCGACGACGTCTGGGGCAACGGCAACCCGTCCAACCTGGAGTCGGCCGCCGCGGACGCGCACTACGGCGCCGCGCTGACCTGGGACTACTACAAGAACGTGCACGGGCGTTCGGGAATCCGCGGGGACGGCGTGGGCGCGTACTCGCGGGTCCACTACGGCAACAACTACGTCAACGCGTTCTGGTCCGACTCCTGCTTCTGCATGACGTACGGCGACGGCAGCGGCAACGCCAACCCGCTGACGTCGATCGACGTGGCCGCGCATGAGATGACGCACGGGCTCACGTCCAACACGGCCGGCCTCAACTACAGCGGCGAGTCCGGCGGTCTGAACGAGGCCACGTCCGACATCTTCGGGTCGACGGTCGAGTTCTACGCCGGCAACTCCTCCGACGTCGGTGACTACCTCATCGGCGAGGAGATCGACATCAACGGCGACGGCACCCCGTTGCGCTACATGGACCGGCCGAGCCAGGACGGCTCGTCCAAGGACAGCTGGTACTCCGGCATCGGCTCGATCGACGTGCACTACTCCTCGGGCCCCGCCAACCACTTCTTCTACCTGCTGAGCGAGGGCAGCGGCACCAAGACCATCAACGGCGTCACCTACAACTCGCCCACCGCGGACGGCCTTCCGGTCACCGGCATCGGCCGCGACAAGGCGGAGAAGATCTGGTTCCGCGCGCTGACCACCAAGTTCACCTCGACCACCAACTACGCGGCGGCCCGCACCGGCACCCTCGCGGCCACCGGTGAGCTGTACGGCGCCACCAGCGCGGAGTACAAGGCCGTGCAGGACGCCTGGGCGGGCGTCGCGGTCGGCGCGCGCTCCGACGGCGGGGGCGGCGGTGGCGGCACCTCCTTCGAGAACGCGAGCGACGTGTCGGTCCCGGACAACGGAGCGGCCGTCACCTCGGCGATCACCGTCTCCGGGCGGACGGGCAACGCCCCCTCGAACCTCGCGGTGGCGGTCGACATCGTCCACACCTACATCGGTGACCTCCAGGTGCAGTTGCTCGCCCCCGACGGCACCGCGTACACGCTGAAGGCGTACGGCGCCGGCGGGAGCGCGGACAACATCAACACCACGTACACGGTGAACGCCTCCTCCGAGGTCGCCAACGGCGTCTGGCAGTTGCGGGTCCAGGACAACGCGGCCCGGGACACCGGGTACGTCAACAGCTGGAAGCTCACCTTCCCGTAG
- a CDS encoding glycosyltransferase family 1 protein yields the protein MKAIRRFTVRPVLPDPLRPLSDLARNLRWSWHAETRDLFQSVDPERWGASDGDPVRLLGSVRPARLAELAEDRRFLRRLTAVADDLNDYLTGDRWYQTQPAGLPAAVAYFSPEFGITAALPQYSGGLGILAGDHLKAASDLGVPLIGVGLLYRHGYFRQTLSRDGWQQEHYPVLDPNELPVAPLRDADGTPADVALALPGGKQLRARIWLAQVGRVPLLLLDSDVEENDLGERGVTDRLYGGGSEHRLLQEMLLGIGGVRAVRTYCRITGHPAPEVFHTNEGHAGFLGLERIAELCDQGLDFDSGLEAVRAGTVFTTHTPVPAGIDRFDRELVARHFGPDAELPRIDVGRVLNLGMETYPGGEPNLFNMAVMGLRLAQRANGVSLLHGRVSREMFSGLWPGFDPEEVPITSVTNGVHAPTWVAPEVFRLGARQIGAQRTEDAMTVGGSDRWDAVADIPDQDIWELRRNLREQLVTEVRERLRASWRQRGAGTAELGWIDGVLDPDVLTIGFARRVPSYKRLTLMLRDRDRLMDLLLHAERPIQIVVAGKAHPADDGGKRLVQELVRFSDDPRVRHRLVFLPDYGMAMAQKLYPGCDIWLNNPLRPLEACGTSGMKAALNGCLNLSVLDGWWDEWFQPDFGWAIPTADGVGTDQDHRDDIEAAALYDLLEQRVTPRFYERGQQGLPDRWIEMVRQTLTLLGPKVLAGRMVREYVERLYAPAAEAHRATDPDAAREIAEWKARLRAAWHGVTVDHVETSAATATAELGTTLGLRVRVALGDLGPDDVEVQAVSGRVDEEDRITDAAAVPLKPVGGPDAEGRWVYEGPLSLDRTGPYGYTVRVLPAHRLLSSSAEPGLVALPSEEVVEAAGVLLR from the coding sequence GTGAAGGCGATCCGTCGATTCACCGTCCGTCCCGTTCTCCCCGACCCTCTCCGGCCGCTGAGTGATCTCGCGCGCAATCTGCGCTGGTCCTGGCACGCGGAGACACGCGACCTCTTTCAGTCCGTCGATCCGGAGCGCTGGGGCGCCTCGGACGGCGACCCGGTGCGGCTGCTCGGCAGTGTGCGGCCCGCGCGGCTCGCCGAGCTGGCCGAGGACCGGCGCTTCCTGCGCCGGCTCACCGCGGTCGCCGACGACCTGAACGACTACCTGACCGGCGACCGCTGGTACCAGACGCAGCCGGCCGGACTCCCGGCCGCCGTCGCCTACTTCTCCCCGGAGTTCGGCATCACCGCCGCCCTGCCCCAGTACTCCGGCGGCCTCGGCATCCTGGCCGGCGACCACCTCAAGGCGGCCAGCGATCTCGGGGTGCCGCTGATCGGTGTCGGGCTGCTGTACCGGCACGGGTACTTCCGGCAGACCCTGTCCCGGGACGGCTGGCAACAGGAGCACTATCCGGTGCTCGACCCCAACGAACTGCCCGTCGCCCCGCTCAGGGACGCCGACGGCACCCCGGCCGACGTCGCCCTCGCCCTGCCCGGCGGCAAGCAGCTGCGGGCCCGGATCTGGCTGGCCCAGGTCGGCCGGGTCCCCCTGCTGCTGCTGGACTCCGACGTCGAGGAGAACGACCTCGGCGAGCGCGGGGTGACCGACCGGCTCTACGGCGGCGGCAGCGAGCACCGGCTGCTCCAGGAGATGCTGCTCGGCATAGGGGGAGTGCGGGCGGTCCGGACGTACTGCCGGATCACCGGGCACCCGGCGCCCGAGGTGTTCCACACCAACGAGGGCCACGCGGGCTTCCTCGGCCTGGAGCGGATCGCCGAGCTGTGCGACCAGGGCCTGGACTTCGACTCCGGGCTGGAGGCGGTCCGGGCCGGGACGGTGTTCACCACCCACACCCCGGTCCCCGCCGGCATCGACCGCTTCGACCGGGAGCTGGTCGCCCGCCACTTCGGGCCGGACGCCGAACTGCCGAGGATCGACGTCGGACGGGTCCTGAACCTGGGCATGGAGACCTATCCCGGCGGGGAACCCAACCTCTTCAACATGGCGGTGATGGGGTTGCGCCTCGCCCAGCGGGCCAACGGCGTCTCCCTGCTGCACGGCCGGGTCAGCCGCGAGATGTTCTCCGGGCTGTGGCCCGGATTCGACCCCGAGGAGGTGCCGATCACCTCCGTCACGAACGGGGTGCACGCCCCCACCTGGGTCGCCCCGGAGGTGTTCCGGCTCGGCGCCCGGCAGATCGGGGCGCAGCGCACCGAGGACGCGATGACGGTCGGCGGCTCGGACCGGTGGGACGCGGTCGCCGACATTCCCGACCAGGACATCTGGGAGCTGCGGCGGAACCTGCGCGAGCAGCTGGTGACGGAGGTGCGGGAGCGGCTGCGCGCCTCCTGGCGGCAGCGCGGCGCGGGCACGGCCGAGCTGGGCTGGATCGACGGTGTGCTCGACCCCGACGTCCTCACCATCGGGTTCGCGCGGCGCGTGCCGTCGTACAAGCGGCTCACGCTGATGCTGCGGGACCGGGACCGGCTGATGGACCTGCTGCTGCATGCCGAGCGGCCGATCCAGATCGTGGTCGCCGGGAAGGCGCACCCCGCGGACGACGGCGGCAAGCGGCTGGTGCAGGAGCTGGTGCGGTTCTCGGACGATCCGCGGGTGCGGCACCGGCTGGTGTTCCTGCCCGACTACGGCATGGCGATGGCGCAGAAGCTCTACCCGGGCTGCGACATCTGGCTCAACAACCCGCTGCGTCCGCTGGAGGCGTGCGGCACCAGCGGGATGAAGGCCGCCCTCAACGGGTGTCTCAACCTCTCCGTCCTGGACGGGTGGTGGGACGAGTGGTTCCAGCCCGACTTCGGCTGGGCCATCCCCACCGCCGACGGCGTGGGCACCGATCAGGACCACCGGGACGACATCGAGGCCGCCGCGCTCTACGACCTGCTGGAACAGCGGGTGACCCCCCGCTTCTACGAGCGCGGCCAGCAGGGCCTGCCCGACCGCTGGATCGAGATGGTCCGCCAGACCCTCACCCTGCTCGGGCCCAAGGTGCTGGCCGGCCGGATGGTCCGCGAGTACGTGGAACGGCTCTACGCCCCGGCCGCCGAGGCCCACCGCGCGACGGACCCGGACGCCGCCCGCGAGATCGCCGAGTGGAAGGCACGGCTGCGCGCGGCCTGGCACGGCGTGACCGTGGACCACGTCGAGACGAGCGCCGCCACGGCGACCGCGGAACTCGGCACGACCCTCGGGCTGCGCGTCCGGGTCGCGCTCGGCGACCTCGGGCCGGACGACGTCGAGGTGCAGGCGGTCTCCGGCCGGGTGGACGAGGAGGACCGCATCACCGACGCGGCGGCCGTCCCGCTGAAACCGGTGGGCGGCCCGGACGCGGAGGGGCGCTGGGTCTACGAGGGCCCGCTGTCCCTGGACCGGACGGGGCCGTACGGCTACACGGTCCGGGTGCTGCCCGCCCACCGTCTGCTGTCGTCCAGCGCCGAGCCCGGGCTCGTGGCGCTGCCGTCGGAGGAGGTGGTGGAGGCGGCCGGGGTGTTGCTGCGCTGA
- a CDS encoding ABC transporter ATP-binding protein: protein MIDAYEDPGTPDRRGGWRYLWWLVLRQPGRSAAGALLGSVWMVLLAATPYLMARAVDEGLATGDMGALARWTGLLVVVGAFNAWLGIMRHRTMTRVRMDANFRTVKVVVGHAVRLGAALRRRAGAGEVVTIGVGDVQQISSSLTVIGPGVGAVVAYLVVAGLLLTVSTRLTLVVLLGVPVVALLVGPLMRRMQGTEAEYRERQGVLTARIGDLAGGLRVLNGLGGKGLVADAFRRDSARLREQGYRVGVVGSWMQALGVGLPTLYLAVVTWMAARMAAQGTLTVGELVSVYGYVAVLVRPVAYFIDWGYQLGRGVVAARRVVGLLRLEPEPDGGTRDAPAEPSVLYDPESGVRVRPGRLTALAGGRPADAAAVVDRLGRYAPSAATWGGVRLDEVPLPRVRERILVADHEADLFAGPLRELVGGRGDPGDAEIMRAVRAAAAEDLLRSLPAGLDSAVDAQGRNLSGGQRQRVRLVRALLADPEVLLAVEPTSALDAHTEAAVAARLRDERRGRTTVVTTTSPLVLDRVDTVHYLVDGKVAASGSHQRLLAEEPGYRALVTRDSDIDVEDTGTAGPDTEEAVG from the coding sequence GTGATCGACGCGTACGAGGACCCTGGCACGCCCGACCGCCGTGGCGGCTGGCGGTATCTGTGGTGGCTGGTGCTGCGGCAGCCGGGGCGGTCGGCGGCGGGCGCGCTGCTGGGCAGTGTGTGGATGGTGCTGCTCGCGGCGACGCCGTATCTGATGGCCAGGGCCGTGGACGAGGGCCTGGCGACGGGCGACATGGGCGCGCTGGCGCGGTGGACCGGGCTGCTGGTGGTGGTCGGGGCGTTCAACGCCTGGCTGGGCATCATGCGGCACCGCACGATGACGCGGGTGCGGATGGACGCCAACTTCCGCACGGTCAAGGTCGTCGTCGGGCACGCGGTGCGGCTGGGGGCAGCGCTGCGGCGGCGGGCCGGCGCCGGGGAGGTGGTGACGATCGGGGTGGGGGACGTCCAGCAGATCAGCTCGTCCCTCACGGTGATCGGTCCGGGAGTCGGCGCGGTCGTCGCCTACCTGGTGGTCGCCGGGCTGCTGCTGACCGTCTCCACACGGCTCACCCTGGTGGTGCTGCTCGGGGTGCCGGTGGTCGCCCTCCTCGTCGGGCCCTTGATGCGCCGGATGCAGGGCACGGAGGCGGAGTACCGGGAGCGGCAGGGCGTGCTGACCGCCCGGATCGGCGACCTCGCCGGCGGGCTGCGCGTGCTGAACGGGCTCGGCGGCAAGGGCCTGGTCGCCGACGCCTTCCGGCGCGACTCGGCGCGGCTGCGGGAGCAGGGGTACCGGGTCGGCGTGGTGGGCAGCTGGATGCAGGCGCTCGGGGTGGGACTGCCGACGCTCTATCTCGCGGTGGTGACCTGGATGGCGGCCCGGATGGCGGCCCAGGGGACGCTGACCGTGGGCGAGCTGGTGTCGGTGTACGGCTATGTCGCGGTGCTGGTGCGCCCGGTGGCGTACTTCATCGACTGGGGTTACCAGCTCGGCCGGGGCGTGGTGGCCGCGCGGCGCGTGGTCGGGCTGCTGCGGCTGGAGCCGGAGCCGGACGGCGGGACGCGCGACGCTCCGGCCGAGCCGTCGGTGCTGTACGACCCGGAGTCCGGGGTGCGGGTGCGGCCGGGCCGGCTGACCGCGCTGGCCGGGGGGCGGCCCGCCGACGCGGCGGCCGTCGTGGACCGGCTCGGCCGGTACGCCCCGTCGGCGGCGACGTGGGGCGGGGTCCGCCTGGACGAGGTGCCGTTGCCGCGGGTCCGGGAGCGGATCCTGGTCGCCGACCACGAGGCCGACCTGTTCGCGGGGCCGCTGCGGGAGCTGGTCGGCGGGCGCGGGGATCCCGGTGACGCGGAGATCATGCGGGCGGTGCGGGCGGCGGCGGCCGAGGACCTGCTGCGGAGTCTGCCGGCGGGGCTCGACTCGGCGGTGGACGCGCAGGGCCGCAACCTCTCCGGCGGGCAGCGGCAGCGGGTCCGGCTGGTGCGGGCGCTGCTGGCCGACCCGGAGGTACTGCTGGCGGTGGAGCCGACCTCGGCGCTGGACGCGCACACGGAGGCGGCGGTGGCGGCCCGGCTGCGGGACGAACGCCGGGGCCGTACGACCGTCGTCACCACCACCTCCCCGCTGGTGCTCGACCGGGTGGACACCGTGCACTACCTGGTGGACGGGAAGGTCGCGGCGTCCGGCAGTCATCAGCGGCTGCTGGCGGAGGAGCCGGGCTACCGGGCGCTGGTCACCCGGGACTCGGACATCGACGTCGAGGACACCGGCACGGCCGGCCCGGACACCGAGGAGGCCGTGGGATGA
- a CDS encoding ABC transporter ATP-binding protein, with the protein MTRGQLPVAGPEAVRRATVGLVRADGRAFAAVLALNAAAAGVGLAGPWLLGRIIDEVRAGGGVAAVDRAALAILACAAAQLLLARWARYAGHRFGERTLARVRERFVDRALALPASVVERAGTGDLTARGTADVATVGTTLRDAGPALLINIVQALFLLGAVFVIDPLFGAVGVLGLIPVWFALRWYLRRARDAYLAEGEANSAVAEILAATAAGARTVEAFRLGERRVAASRRALETSRRRRLRTLRLRTVFFPVVEVSYLFPVAGVLLLGGVLHERGAVSLGAVVAAALYLRQFETPLDEILVRVEQLQSSGASFARVEGLAQAPGAAPAGSSPTPADDRIDVSGVRYAYGRGGEVLHGVDLTVRPGERLAVVGPSGAGKTTLSRLLAGVDAPSAGSVTVGGVPVVGLDPERLRRHVVLVTQEHHVFLGTVRDNLLIAEPAATDEQVWSALAAVGADGWVRELPAGLDTELGDGGCRADGSQAQQLALARVVLADPHTLILDEATALLDPTTARHTERALAAVLEGRTVIAIAHRLHTAHDADRVAVMEDGLLTELGTHQELVTAGGAYAALWASWHGDPRPRH; encoded by the coding sequence ATGACGCGGGGACAGCTGCCCGTCGCCGGGCCGGAGGCGGTGCGGCGGGCCACCGTGGGTCTGGTGCGCGCCGACGGGCGGGCCTTCGCCGCGGTCCTCGCGCTCAACGCGGCGGCCGCCGGGGTGGGCCTGGCCGGCCCCTGGCTGCTGGGCCGGATCATCGACGAGGTGCGGGCCGGGGGCGGCGTGGCCGCGGTGGACCGGGCGGCGCTCGCCATCCTGGCCTGCGCGGCGGCGCAGCTGCTGCTGGCGCGCTGGGCCCGGTACGCGGGGCACCGGTTCGGTGAGCGGACGCTGGCACGGGTGCGGGAGCGGTTCGTGGACCGGGCGCTGGCGCTGCCCGCGTCCGTGGTGGAGCGGGCCGGCACCGGCGACCTGACGGCGCGCGGTACCGCGGACGTGGCGACCGTCGGTACCACGCTGCGCGACGCGGGCCCCGCGCTGCTCATCAACATCGTGCAGGCGCTGTTCCTGCTGGGCGCGGTCTTCGTGATCGACCCGCTGTTCGGTGCCGTGGGCGTGCTCGGTCTCATCCCGGTCTGGTTCGCCCTGCGCTGGTACCTGCGCCGGGCCCGCGACGCCTATCTGGCCGAGGGTGAGGCCAATTCCGCCGTCGCCGAGATCCTCGCGGCGACCGCGGCCGGCGCCCGGACGGTGGAGGCGTTCCGGCTGGGGGAGCGCCGGGTCGCGGCGAGCCGGCGGGCGCTGGAGACCTCCCGGCGCAGGCGCCTGCGCACGCTGCGCCTGCGCACGGTGTTCTTCCCGGTGGTGGAGGTGTCGTACCTGTTCCCGGTGGCCGGGGTGCTGCTGCTCGGCGGGGTGCTGCACGAACGCGGGGCGGTGAGTCTGGGGGCGGTGGTGGCCGCCGCCCTGTATCTGCGGCAGTTCGAGACGCCGCTCGACGAGATCCTGGTGCGGGTCGAGCAACTTCAGAGCAGCGGCGCCTCGTTCGCCCGGGTGGAGGGCCTGGCCCAGGCGCCGGGCGCCGCCCCGGCCGGCAGCTCGCCGACCCCGGCGGACGACCGGATCGACGTGTCCGGCGTGCGCTACGCGTACGGCCGCGGGGGTGAGGTGCTGCACGGGGTGGACCTGACCGTGCGGCCCGGGGAGCGGCTGGCGGTGGTCGGTCCCTCCGGCGCCGGGAAGACCACGCTGAGCAGGCTGCTGGCGGGCGTCGACGCGCCGAGCGCGGGTTCGGTGACGGTGGGCGGGGTGCCCGTCGTCGGCCTGGATCCGGAGCGGCTGCGCCGGCACGTCGTGCTGGTCACGCAGGAGCACCACGTGTTCCTGGGCACGGTCCGCGACAACCTGCTGATCGCCGAGCCCGCCGCGACGGACGAGCAGGTGTGGTCCGCGCTGGCGGCGGTGGGCGCCGACGGGTGGGTGCGGGAGCTGCCGGCCGGGCTGGACACCGAGCTGGGCGACGGGGGATGCCGCGCGGACGGCTCGCAGGCACAGCAACTGGCCCTGGCCCGGGTGGTCCTGGCCGATCCGCACACGCTGATCCTCGACGAGGCCACCGCCCTGCTGGATCCGACGACCGCCCGGCACACCGAGCGCGCCCTGGCCGCCGTACTCGAAGGTCGTACGGTCATCGCCATCGCCCACCGCCTGCACACCGCGCACGACGCGGACCGGGTGGCCGTGATGGAGGACGGCCTGCTGACCGAACTCGGCACGCACCAGGAGCTGGTGACGGCGGGCGGTGCCTACGCGGCGCTGTGGGCGTCGTGGCACGGGGATCCCCGGCCGCGTCACTGA